One segment of Macaca fascicularis isolate 582-1 chromosome 2, T2T-MFA8v1.1 DNA contains the following:
- the TNNC1 gene encoding troponin C, slow skeletal and cardiac muscles produces MDDIYKAAVEQLTEEQKNEFKAAFDIFVLGAEDGCISTKELGKVMRMLGQNPTPEELQEMIDEVDEDGSGTVDFDEFLVMMVRCMKDDSKGKSEEELSDLFRMFDKNADGYIDLDELKMMLQATGETITEDDIEELMKDGDKNNDGRIDYDEFLEFMKGVE; encoded by the exons ATGGATGACATCTACAAGGCTGCG GTAGAGCAGCTGACAGAAGAGCAGAAAAATG AGTTCAAGGCAGCCTTTGATATCTTCGTGCTGGGTGCTGAGGATGGCTGCATCAGCACCAAGGAGCTGGGCAAGGTGATGAGGATGCTGGGCCAGAACCCCACCCCTGAGGAGCTGCAGGAGATGATTGACGAGGTGGACGAGGACG GCAGCGGCACGGTGGACTTTGATGAGTTCCTGGTCATGATGGTTCGGTGCATGAAGGACGACAGCAAAGGGAAATCTGAGGAGGAGCTGTCTGACCTCTTCCGCATGTTTGACAA AAACGCTGATGGCTACATCGACCTGGATGAGCTGAAGATGATGCTGCAGGCTACAGGCGAGACCATCACGGAGGACGACATCGAGGAGCTCATGAAGGACGGAGACAAGAACAACGATGGCCGCATCGACTATGATG AGTTCCTGGAGTTCATGAAGGGTGTGGAGTAG